A window from Candidatus Omnitrophota bacterium encodes these proteins:
- a CDS encoding homocitrate synthase, whose amino-acid sequence MAKQNKIYIVDVTNRDGVQTSRLGLAKLQKTMINLYLNDMGVTQSEFGFPVTRHETNYLNANLELAKLGVLKPIVLSGWIRAIKSDVEKACKMTKVENLNLSISTSEQMINGKFQGKFTKEDVIKEMVEAVRTAKKFGIKYVGVNAEDASRTHIDYLIKFSRAAKKAGAERIRYCDTLGYDDPFTIYERVKVLASEIKLPIELHCHNDLGMVVACSVAGAKAAIDAGVDAYINTTVNGMGERAGNADLVSVILAVKYSSGFQGKKYILDERVKLSSAWKLAKYASYAFDVPIPINQPGVGANAFAHESGIHADGALKDRRNYELYDFEELGRGEPEIIDTGRQITAGEYSGIKGFRNVYDKLEVKFKDEKEATKILELVRYANVHTQQPLTEDELLFIARHPEIARKIFTMTP is encoded by the coding sequence ATGGCGAAGCAGAATAAGATATACATAGTTGATGTTACTAATAGGGATGGCGTTCAGACCTCTCGGCTGGGTCTTGCCAAACTCCAGAAGACGATGATCAACCTTTACCTTAATGATATGGGTGTGACGCAGTCGGAGTTCGGTTTTCCTGTTACGCGCCATGAGACGAATTATTTAAACGCCAATCTTGAGCTCGCTAAATTAGGGGTGCTCAAGCCTATCGTGCTGAGCGGTTGGATCAGGGCCATAAAAAGCGATGTCGAGAAGGCGTGCAAAATGACGAAAGTGGAAAACTTAAATCTTTCGATATCGACGTCCGAGCAGATGATAAACGGCAAATTTCAGGGCAAGTTTACAAAGGAAGATGTTATAAAAGAGATGGTCGAAGCGGTGCGTACAGCGAAAAAATTTGGCATAAAATACGTAGGCGTGAACGCGGAAGACGCGTCAAGAACTCATATCGATTATCTCATAAAATTCTCGCGAGCCGCCAAGAAGGCAGGCGCCGAAAGGATAAGATATTGTGACACGCTCGGTTACGACGATCCTTTTACGATATATGAGAGAGTTAAAGTATTAGCGTCCGAAATAAAATTACCCATAGAACTTCATTGCCACAACGATCTCGGCATGGTTGTGGCGTGCTCGGTCGCGGGCGCAAAGGCGGCGATAGACGCAGGCGTAGATGCCTATATCAATACCACTGTTAATGGCATGGGTGAGCGCGCCGGTAACGCGGATCTTGTCAGCGTTATTCTGGCGGTAAAATATTCGAGCGGTTTTCAGGGTAAGAAATATATTCTTGATGAGAGGGTTAAGCTATCTTCCGCCTGGAAGCTGGCCAAATACGCCTCGTACGCGTTCGATGTGCCGATACCTATAAATCAACCGGGCGTGGGCGCCAATGCGTTCGCGCATGAGTCCGGCATACATGCCGACGGCGCGCTTAAAGACAGGCGTAACTACGAACTCTACGACTTTGAAGAGCTCGGCCGCGGCGAGCCCGAAATAATAGATACCGGCAGACAGATAACTGCGGGAGAATACAGTGGTATTAAAGGTTTTAGGAATGTTTACGACAAGCTAGAAGTGAAGTTCAAGGACGAGAAAGAAGCGACGAAGATATTGGAGCTTGTAAGGTATGCCAATGTCCATACTCAACAGCCGCTTACCGAAGACGAGCTTTTATTTATCGCGCGGCATCCGGAAATAGCGCGTAAAATATTTACAATGACGCCGTAA
- a CDS encoding adenylosuccinate synthase: protein MANMVILGAQWGDEGKGKVIDIFTRKVDYVVRYQGGNNAGHTVVIGDEEFILHLIPSGILHKRKMCVIGNGVVIDPKALLDEINMLKNRGIDVDGRLFISDNAHVIFPYHRLLDELKEGKRKKIGTTKRGIGPCYSDKVARSGIRVADLIDDAVLREKLQSNLDEKNDILGKIYGAKGFSFDELYEEYSGYAKEIKKYVVDTAVALNDAIKKKKRILFEGAQGTLLDVDHGTYPFVTSSNSTAGGASTGTGVGPTKIGKVIGVVKAYTTRVGEGPFPTEFTKDLMEQIRKKGKEFGATTGRPRRCGWFDNVIVKHSVMVNGIDEIVVTKLDVLDDLDSIKICTAYKFGGKIYNHFPSNPRVLAACEPIYEELPGWRSDTTRVTSYAKLPVNARNYLKRIQHILNTKIVLISVGCDRKQTFSKGA, encoded by the coding sequence ATGGCGAATATGGTTATACTGGGAGCCCAATGGGGCGATGAGGGTAAGGGGAAAGTCATCGATATCTTTACGCGCAAAGTAGATTATGTCGTCCGGTATCAGGGCGGGAATAACGCGGGCCATACCGTAGTTATCGGTGATGAGGAGTTCATACTGCATCTTATCCCTTCCGGTATACTTCATAAGCGAAAGATGTGCGTCATAGGCAATGGCGTAGTTATCGACCCAAAAGCGCTTTTAGACGAGATAAATATGCTGAAAAACCGCGGCATCGACGTAGATGGCCGTCTCTTTATAAGCGATAACGCCCATGTTATATTTCCATATCATAGATTGCTCGATGAACTCAAAGAAGGGAAACGCAAAAAAATAGGCACCACCAAGAGAGGGATAGGGCCCTGCTATTCGGACAAAGTGGCGCGCTCCGGTATACGCGTCGCGGACTTGATAGACGATGCCGTGCTGAGAGAAAAACTGCAGAGCAATCTCGACGAGAAGAACGATATTTTAGGCAAGATATACGGCGCGAAGGGGTTTTCGTTCGATGAATTGTATGAAGAATATTCCGGCTACGCGAAAGAAATAAAGAAATACGTTGTTGATACGGCAGTGGCTTTGAACGACGCTATAAAGAAAAAGAAACGTATACTATTTGAAGGCGCGCAGGGTACGCTCCTCGATGTGGATCACGGGACGTATCCGTTCGTTACTTCTTCCAATTCCACCGCGGGCGGAGCTTCAACCGGCACAGGCGTAGGCCCCACGAAGATCGGCAAGGTTATAGGTGTTGTGAAGGCTTATACGACGAGGGTCGGCGAAGGGCCTTTTCCCACAGAGTTTACAAAAGATCTCATGGAACAGATACGGAAGAAGGGCAAGGAGTTTGGCGCAACGACCGGCCGGCCCAGGCGCTGTGGATGGTTCGACAACGTTATCGTGAAACATTCAGTTATGGTTAACGGAATAGATGAGATAGTGGTTACAAAACTCGACGTTCTCGACGACCTCGACTCCATAAAAATATGTACGGCGTACAAATTTGGCGGCAAGATATATAATCATTTTCCTTCAAACCCGAGGGTTCTGGCCGCCTGCGAGCCTATTTATGAAGAGCTTCCGGGTTGGCGGAGCGATACTACCAGGGTGACGTCTTACGCGAAACTTCCAGTCAACGCGCGCAATTACCTTAAGAGGATACAGCATATCCTTAATACGAAAATTGTGCTCATATCCGTAGGGTGCGACAGGAAACAGACGTTTTCCAAGGGCGCGTAA
- a CDS encoding OmpA family protein, which translates to MRKVAVLALALIFTVSLTGCALNFYKGKPEQERKIKQLTSQLEDLEQAKRTLEERLAKEIADNQILLEQTQRGLIITMANDILFDSGKAKLKKNAYPALDKVAVVLNETVPDRDIGVEGHTDSAPIKRSGWKSNWELSSARATNVLHYLIGKDVSPRRLSAIGYGEFRPVDANDTKEGRSRNRRVEIIILPKEMSKKSYEEIQGKISEEAKAAEESKAPEAQESVK; encoded by the coding sequence ATGAGGAAGGTCGCTGTACTGGCTTTAGCGTTAATTTTCACAGTTTCATTGACGGGTTGCGCGCTCAATTTCTACAAAGGTAAACCGGAGCAGGAACGCAAGATAAAACAGTTGACCAGTCAGCTTGAGGATCTTGAGCAGGCTAAGCGTACCCTCGAGGAGCGGCTCGCCAAAGAGATAGCGGACAATCAGATACTTTTAGAGCAGACTCAGAGGGGCCTTATCATAACCATGGCGAACGACATCCTCTTCGATTCCGGCAAGGCGAAGCTGAAGAAGAATGCTTATCCCGCCCTCGATAAGGTCGCGGTAGTTTTGAACGAAACGGTCCCGGATAGAGATATAGGCGTGGAAGGTCATACCGATTCCGCTCCGATAAAGCGTTCCGGATGGAAATCAAACTGGGAGTTGTCCTCGGCGCGCGCTACCAACGTGCTCCATTATCTTATAGGCAAAGATGTCAGTCCCCGCCGTCTCTCGGCGATAGGATACGGTGAATTCAGGCCGGTTGACGCGAATGATACTAAAGAAGGCCGATCGAGGAACCGCCGCGTCGAGATAATTATCCTTCCCAAAGAGATGAGCAAGAAGTCATACGAAGAGATACAGGGCAAGATATCGGAAGAAGCTAAGGCGGCTGAAGAGTCAAAGGCCCCCGAAGCGCAGGAGTCGGTAAAATAG
- a CDS encoding isoprenyl transferase: MSPEKIPQHVAIIMDGNGRWARAHHLPRIAGHRAGASSVRQVIEAARECGVKVLTLYTFSTENWKRPKDEVDKLFGLLEEYLDKEEKSLNKNNIRFSTIGDIDAMPESVRAKIRKVTASTAGNTGLVLNLALNYGARHEILNACRGIAKAAVAGRLDPEAIDEAGFADYLYTKDLPDPDLMIRTSGECRLSNFLLWQIAYSELYITKKFWPDFKKPDFKKALKEYERRERRFGG, encoded by the coding sequence ATGAGCCCCGAAAAGATACCTCAGCACGTTGCGATCATAATGGACGGTAACGGCAGATGGGCAAGAGCGCATCATCTACCGAGGATAGCCGGCCATCGCGCCGGCGCGTCAAGCGTCCGTCAGGTGATAGAGGCCGCCAGGGAATGCGGAGTAAAGGTGCTGACGCTGTATACTTTTTCGACGGAGAACTGGAAGAGGCCGAAGGACGAGGTCGATAAGCTTTTCGGGCTTCTCGAAGAATATCTCGACAAGGAAGAAAAATCTTTAAATAAAAATAACATACGATTTTCGACCATAGGTGATATCGACGCTATGCCGGAATCCGTCCGCGCAAAGATCCGGAAAGTGACGGCATCCACCGCCGGGAATACGGGCCTTGTGCTGAACCTGGCTTTGAATTACGGCGCCCGGCACGAGATATTGAACGCCTGCCGCGGTATTGCCAAAGCGGCAGTGGCCGGGAGGCTCGATCCGGAAGCGATAGACGAGGCCGGTTTCGCCGATTATTTATATACCAAAGATCTGCCGGACCCGGATCTTATGATACGTACTTCGGGCGAATGCCGCCTATCCAATTTTCTGCTTTGGCAGATCGCCTATTCAGAGCTTTACATAACTAAAAAGTTCTGGCCTGATTTCAAAAAGCCGGATTTTAAAAAAGCATTAAAGGAATACGAAAGGAGGGAGAGGAGATTTGGCGGATAA
- a CDS encoding phosphatidate cytidylyltransferase — translation MADNLSVTKRMITSIIIVTLVTLVIFFFPNWVFALLASVMIGLALIEFFALVERKNIFVYKYLGVIIGMCVPIMLYFQMGGEGYFTLEPFFIVIACLFIFVLQFTRRDSSQALVSIAVTLFGLLYIAWFFSYFLKLKFLHNGAYLVAFLVLVTKMGDVGAYLVGNAAGKHALIPRISPHKTIEGTIGGLLFSVMSAVASRSYLPDFSYAHLVVLGILLGILAQVGDLAESLLKRDSGVKDSGAVFSGFGGMLDLIDSLLFTAPIFYFYVAVLMKK, via the coding sequence TTGGCGGATAATTTAAGCGTTACAAAGAGGATGATTACGAGCATCATAATAGTGACGCTTGTAACTCTCGTCATATTCTTTTTCCCGAATTGGGTCTTCGCGCTTCTTGCTTCTGTAATGATAGGCCTGGCGCTTATCGAGTTCTTCGCTCTCGTCGAGCGTAAGAATATATTTGTGTATAAATATCTCGGCGTGATAATAGGTATGTGCGTGCCTATCATGCTCTATTTTCAGATGGGGGGAGAAGGGTATTTTACACTCGAACCGTTCTTCATAGTCATAGCGTGCCTGTTTATATTCGTACTGCAGTTTACAAGGCGGGACAGCTCTCAGGCGCTTGTGAGTATTGCCGTAACGCTCTTCGGGCTTCTTTACATCGCATGGTTCTTCTCTTATTTTCTTAAGCTGAAATTCCTGCATAACGGCGCGTATCTGGTGGCATTCTTAGTCCTCGTAACGAAGATGGGCGACGTGGGGGCATATCTTGTCGGCAACGCGGCCGGCAAGCACGCGCTTATCCCGCGGATAAGCCCGCACAAGACGATCGAGGGGACGATAGGCGGGCTTTTATTCAGCGTCATGAGCGCTGTGGCAAGCAGGAGCTATCTTCCCGATTTTTCCTACGCGCATCTTGTGGTGCTGGGTATTTTGCTCGGGATACTGGCTCAGGTAGGGGATCTGGCCGAGTCGCTTTTAAAGAGAGATTCGGGTGTTAAGGATTCCGGCGCGGTCTTTTCCGGATTCGGCGGGATGTTGGATCTCATAGATAGCCTATTATTCACAGCCCCCATATTTTATTTTTATGTCGCGGTATTAATGAAAAAATGA
- a CDS encoding 1-deoxy-D-xylulose-5-phosphate reductoisomerase has product MRKKIAILGSTGSIGTSALDVVARSGGAFEVVALSAGSNVKLLAAQARAFRPRVVSIADERLARQLKALLPGATKILCGADAPSEILSRGGIDIVLMAISGTECIMPLVESVKKKRRVALANKEALISAGQIVMELAAKSGAEIIPVDSEHSAIFQCVDGRREYLSKIYLTGSGGPLLNVPARRFDSLRRGDVLNHPRWKMGRKITVDSATMMNKGLEVIEAQYLFGVDAARIEVLIHPEAVIHSMVEFADGAILAQLGAPDMRLPIQYALTYPRRADGLAKHVDFAKIGRLTFKQPDYKKFPCLELAARAAAFGGTAPAALCAADEETVASYLDGRIKFSDIPKVISRVLSAHKNINDTKPSLGDILEAVGRSKEEARVICCQ; this is encoded by the coding sequence ATGAGAAAAAAAATCGCAATCCTCGGGTCGACCGGATCGATAGGAACGAGCGCGCTCGATGTCGTAGCGCGCTCCGGCGGAGCGTTTGAGGTTGTCGCGCTATCCGCAGGTTCCAATGTAAAGCTTCTCGCGGCCCAGGCGCGCGCCTTCAGGCCACGGGTCGTTTCGATAGCCGATGAGCGTCTCGCGCGGCAGTTAAAAGCGCTCCTGCCGGGCGCGACTAAGATATTATGCGGCGCCGATGCCCCGAGCGAAATATTGTCGCGAGGCGGGATCGATATTGTGCTTATGGCGATCTCCGGCACCGAATGCATCATGCCGCTCGTCGAGAGCGTAAAGAAGAAGCGCCGCGTAGCTCTCGCGAACAAAGAGGCTCTTATAAGCGCGGGTCAGATCGTGATGGAGCTTGCCGCGAAGTCCGGCGCCGAGATCATACCGGTTGATAGCGAGCATAGCGCGATATTCCAGTGCGTTGACGGCAGGCGCGAATACCTTTCTAAGATATACCTTACAGGTAGCGGCGGGCCGCTTTTAAACGTCCCGGCCCGAAGGTTCGATTCTCTCCGACGAGGAGATGTCCTGAACCATCCCAGGTGGAAGATGGGCAGAAAAATAACCGTTGATTCCGCTACCATGATGAATAAGGGGCTCGAGGTTATCGAGGCCCAGTATCTTTTCGGCGTCGATGCCGCCCGGATAGAGGTACTCATCCACCCCGAAGCGGTTATACACTCGATGGTGGAGTTCGCCGACGGCGCTATATTGGCGCAACTCGGTGCGCCGGACATGCGTCTGCCGATCCAATATGCGCTTACGTATCCGCGCCGCGCCGACGGCTTAGCCAAACACGTGGATTTTGCTAAAATAGGGCGTCTTACGTTCAAACAGCCGGATTACAAAAAGTTTCCATGTCTTGAACTCGCGGCCCGGGCGGCTGCGTTCGGCGGAACCGCTCCGGCGGCCCTGTGCGCGGCAGACGAAGAAACTGTCGCCTCCTATCTCGACGGCCGGATAAAGTTTTCGGATATACCAAAAGTGATATCGCGGGTCCTTTCCGCGCATAAAAATATAAACGATACAAAGCCGTCTCTTGGCGACATATTAGAAGCCGTGGGGCGTTCAAAAGAGGAAGCGAGGGTAATCTGTTGTCAGTAA
- the rseP gene encoding RIP metalloprotease RseP gives MSVIIFLVVLGILVIVHEFGHFFAAKSLGVRVEKFSIGFGPKVASIKRDDTEYLISAIPLGGYVKMGGDEPGEKITGQKWEFLSRPIFDRFRIILAGPLLNYVFAFILLSVVFMVGTPVTTTEVGIVMDGYPAKSAGLLSGDKIVAVDGKAISYGDALVAVINKHTKGPISLTVERRGKVFVQEITPVVEKHRVGLGGKEVEIARIGIQPAQKIVKGGYGFFGSMYMGAQSLWQITALTYKALWGMLIGKLSVKEMSGPVGIFVITAQAAKMGGIYLLNLMAILSASLAIFNLLPLPILDGGHLLFLAIEKARGKPLSMKAQEMIANVGVALLILFTIFVFYNDIIKFGIADKIAKLFGK, from the coding sequence TTGTCAGTAATAATTTTTTTAGTGGTTCTTGGGATCCTTGTTATAGTTCATGAGTTCGGCCATTTTTTCGCGGCGAAATCGCTCGGCGTGCGTGTCGAGAAATTCTCGATAGGTTTCGGCCCGAAGGTGGCGTCTATAAAAAGAGACGATACCGAATATCTCATTTCAGCGATTCCTCTCGGCGGATATGTCAAGATGGGCGGCGACGAGCCGGGGGAGAAGATAACAGGCCAAAAGTGGGAATTTCTTTCGAGGCCCATATTCGACAGGTTTCGGATAATACTTGCGGGTCCGCTATTGAATTATGTATTCGCTTTTATACTGCTATCCGTCGTATTTATGGTCGGCACGCCCGTAACGACTACCGAAGTGGGTATAGTTATGGACGGGTATCCGGCTAAAAGCGCAGGCCTTCTCTCGGGCGATAAGATAGTGGCCGTAGACGGCAAAGCCATAAGTTACGGGGATGCGCTTGTCGCGGTTATCAATAAGCACACCAAAGGCCCGATCTCGTTGACCGTAGAGCGACGGGGTAAGGTATTTGTTCAGGAAATTACGCCCGTCGTGGAAAAGCATAGAGTCGGTTTAGGCGGCAAAGAGGTGGAGATCGCGCGCATCGGGATACAGCCGGCCCAGAAGATAGTTAAGGGCGGGTATGGATTTTTCGGTTCCATGTATATGGGCGCGCAGTCGCTCTGGCAGATAACGGCGCTGACGTACAAGGCGCTATGGGGTATGTTGATAGGAAAGCTGTCCGTTAAGGAGATGAGCGGGCCCGTCGGTATATTTGTTATTACCGCCCAGGCCGCGAAGATGGGCGGTATATATCTTCTAAATCTCATGGCTATATTAAGCGCGTCATTGGCTATATTCAATCTTCTACCGCTCCCGATCTTAGACGGCGGGCATTTGCTGTTCCTGGCGATCGAAAAGGCGCGCGGGAAGCCGTTATCGATGAAGGCGCAGGAGATGATCGCGAATGTCGGGGTGGCGCTACTGATACTCTTCACCATATTTGTTTTTTACAACGACATTATTAAATTTGGGATCGCGGATAAGATAGCGAAACTATTCGGAAAATGA
- the ispG gene encoding flavodoxin-dependent (E)-4-hydroxy-3-methylbut-2-enyl-diphosphate synthase: protein MKRKKTRQVIVGGVKIGGGAPVSIQSMAKVATSDVRRVVSQIKELERAGCEIIRIAVKDMDDARAVRKIKEKIHIPLVCDIHFNYRLALEAIKNGADKIRLNPGNIRKRGEIAQVVMAAKGAGIPIRIGVNSGSVVKGRGTVTSSLVKSALDYVKLFEQMDFRDIIISLKASDVATTVAAYREISQRCDYPLHLGVTASGSHDQGIVKSAIGIGALLLDGIGDTIRVSLTADPVEEVLAAKRILSSVGMRRDGAEVIACPTCGRCQVDLGAIVGQLEKKVLEQAAGYGNIRIAVMGCEVNGPGEAREADIGIAFGKDSGMLFKKGKMIKKVKAKDAIKELLRQI from the coding sequence ATAAAGCGTAAGAAGACCAGGCAGGTTATTGTCGGAGGCGTTAAGATAGGCGGCGGCGCGCCGGTGTCGATACAATCGATGGCCAAGGTCGCCACTTCCGACGTGCGTCGCGTGGTATCTCAGATAAAAGAGCTCGAGCGCGCCGGCTGTGAGATCATAAGGATTGCCGTAAAGGATATGGACGACGCCCGCGCGGTAAGAAAGATAAAAGAGAAGATACATATACCGCTCGTCTGCGACATCCATTTCAACTACCGCCTGGCGCTCGAGGCGATAAAAAACGGTGCGGATAAAATACGTTTGAATCCCGGGAATATAAGAAAGCGCGGTGAGATAGCTCAGGTCGTAATGGCCGCGAAGGGGGCGGGGATACCGATCAGGATAGGGGTAAACTCCGGTTCGGTGGTTAAAGGGCGCGGGACAGTGACGAGTTCCCTCGTAAAATCCGCGCTCGACTACGTGAAATTATTTGAGCAAATGGACTTTCGTGATATAATCATATCACTGAAGGCCTCGGATGTGGCCACGACCGTAGCCGCTTACAGGGAAATATCGCAGAGATGCGATTACCCTCTGCATTTGGGGGTTACCGCTTCCGGTTCGCATGATCAGGGTATCGTAAAGTCTGCGATAGGCATAGGCGCGCTTCTTCTCGACGGCATAGGCGATACAATACGGGTTTCATTGACGGCCGATCCGGTCGAAGAAGTTTTAGCCGCCAAACGCATATTAAGTTCCGTAGGTATGCGGCGCGACGGCGCGGAAGTTATAGCGTGCCCGACGTGCGGACGGTGCCAGGTGGACTTAGGCGCGATAGTCGGACAACTTGAGAAGAAGGTTCTGGAGCAAGCCGCAGGATACGGAAATATCAGGATAGCCGTGATGGGCTGTGAAGTGAATGGGCCCGGCGAGGCACGCGAGGCGGATATAGGCATCGCGTTCGGCAAAGACTCGGGAATGTTATTTAAAAAAGGTAAGATGATTAAAAAAGTAAAAGCAAAAGACGCGATTAAAGAATTATTGAGACAAATATGA
- a CDS encoding proline--tRNA ligase yields the protein MKWTEALIPTLKEDPQDAEVISHKLMIRGGFIRKLSAGAYSYLPLGVKTLHKIEAIIREELDSVGCQEVLLPAIHPPEIWKKTGRYDVLGPVLIKFKDRHGKECVLGPTHEEIITDLVANNLKSYKELPFTLYQIQTKFRDEPRPRFGIMRTSEFIMKDAYSFDCDSDGLEKSYRKMYDAYCRIFERCGLPYVAVEADPGIMGGNDSNEFMVPTPAGEDRIVVCTKCKYSASTEVAKCEGGPAFGKAQAAKEKKLPIAEVETPGITTIEGVSELLKTEPTRLVKTLIYKCDDKIVAVLLRGDFEANEAKIKNYLKCVSLELADAKTIEDVTLAPVGFSGPVKLRLARIIADNSVKGMVNSITGANKKDAHLINVNIDRDFETKEFADLRMITAVDGCPACGKPIEIKQAIEIGHTFKLGTKYSEALQAKFLDKDGKENIAIMGCYGIGVNRIMASLIETSNDKDGIIWPESIAPYKIIILALNMEDKKVKELADESYKALIKSGFDVLYDDRNESAGVKFKDADLIGIPIKVIIGSKNAKNNIVEVKSRKTGKIDQIPQKDLVAFLKTSESTA from the coding sequence ATGAAATGGACCGAAGCGTTAATCCCGACACTTAAAGAAGATCCGCAGGACGCGGAAGTTATAAGCCATAAGCTTATGATACGCGGAGGGTTTATCCGCAAACTCAGCGCCGGCGCGTATTCGTATCTTCCGCTTGGCGTGAAGACTCTCCATAAGATCGAGGCGATAATAAGAGAAGAGCTGGATAGTGTTGGTTGTCAGGAGGTGCTCCTGCCGGCCATCCATCCGCCTGAAATATGGAAGAAGACCGGCCGTTACGATGTGCTGGGGCCGGTGCTTATAAAATTCAAAGACCGCCACGGCAAGGAGTGCGTTCTCGGGCCGACCCACGAGGAGATAATAACAGACCTTGTAGCCAATAATCTCAAATCATATAAAGAACTTCCGTTCACACTCTATCAGATACAGACGAAGTTTCGCGATGAGCCCAGGCCGCGCTTCGGCATTATGCGCACCTCCGAGTTTATAATGAAGGACGCCTATAGCTTTGATTGCGATAGCGATGGGCTCGAGAAGAGTTACAGGAAGATGTACGATGCCTACTGCCGGATATTCGAGCGTTGCGGATTGCCGTATGTGGCGGTAGAGGCCGACCCCGGCATAATGGGCGGCAACGATTCGAATGAATTCATGGTGCCGACCCCGGCGGGTGAGGACAGGATCGTCGTTTGCACTAAATGCAAATACTCCGCGAGCACAGAAGTTGCCAAGTGCGAAGGGGGTCCGGCGTTCGGTAAGGCCCAGGCGGCTAAAGAGAAGAAACTGCCGATAGCCGAAGTGGAGACGCCGGGGATAACGACGATCGAGGGGGTTTCCGAACTTTTAAAGACAGAGCCGACGCGGTTGGTCAAGACGCTGATATATAAATGCGACGACAAAATAGTTGCGGTTCTTTTGCGCGGTGATTTCGAGGCCAACGAAGCGAAGATAAAAAATTACCTGAAATGCGTCTCGCTTGAACTCGCCGATGCCAAAACGATAGAAGATGTAACGCTCGCGCCCGTCGGGTTTTCCGGCCCGGTGAAATTGCGCCTCGCGCGCATAATTGCCGATAACAGCGTCAAGGGCATGGTTAATTCTATTACCGGCGCCAATAAGAAGGACGCGCATCTTATAAACGTAAACATAGACCGTGATTTTGAGACGAAAGAGTTTGCAGATTTACGGATGATAACGGCTGTAGACGGATGTCCGGCGTGCGGCAAGCCGATAGAGATAAAGCAGGCTATAGAGATAGGCCACACGTTCAAGCTCGGCACTAAATATTCGGAAGCGCTCCAGGCGAAGTTCCTCGATAAGGACGGTAAAGAGAATATCGCCATAATGGGCTGTTACGGCATAGGTGTGAACAGGATAATGGCCAGTCTTATTGAAACCTCGAACGATAAGGACGGGATAATATGGCCGGAGTCCATCGCTCCGTACAAAATTATAATTCTCGCGCTGAATATGGAAGATAAAAAGGTGAAAGAGCTGGCGGATGAATCCTATAAGGCGCTTATAAAATCAGGATTTGATGTTTTATACGATGATAGGAATGAATCCGCTGGAGTAAAATTCAAAGACGCTGATCTCATAGGCATACCGATAAAGGTAATAATCGGATCGAAAAACGCCAAAAATAATATAGTTGAAGTCAAATCCCGCAAGACTGGCAAGATAGATCAGATCCCGCAGAAGGATCTCGTAGCTTTCCTCAAAACCTCTGAATCAACCGCGTAG